Below is a genomic region from Syntrophorhabdales bacterium.
GTCGTTGACCTGAAAGCCATTCCCGGGCTGAACGGCATCAGCTACGATCCGGCTAAAGGGATGGCCATTGGCGCACTGGCAACAATTACGAGCGTGGAGCGCTCCCCCGTTGTGATGGAGCACTATCCGATGCTCGCACAGGCTCTCACCACGCTGGCTTCTCCTCAGGTGCGAAATCGCGCCACCATCACCGGCAACATCTGCAGCGCTGTGCCTTCAGCAGATTCGGCGCCGACATTGCTTGCCATGGAGGCACAAGTCAAGGCGGTGAGCCGGAAGGGAGAAAGACTCATCCCCGTCACGCAGTTCTTCATGGGACCGCGCCAGACGGTCCTTGCCAACGACGAACTGATTACCGAAATCAGAATCCCGGCGCCACCTGCTCGATCGCGAGGTGTCTATCTCAAGCTTTCGCCACGCAAGTCAATGGACCTTGCGGTGGTCGGTGTGGCTGCTTTTGTCGTGAAGGAGGGTGATATGTGCAAGGATGTGCGCATAGCCCTCGGCGCTGTGGCACCGACACCAATCCGCGAGCCAAGGGCCGAGTCAGCGCTGCAAGGCAAAAAAATGACCGATGAGGCGATCGAGGAGGCTGCACGTGCGGCGTCCAGCGAGTGCAGACCTATAGACGACCACAGGGCCGCGCGCGAGTACCGGTGCGACATGGTGTATGTACTTACGAGAAGGGCCCTGGCCCAGATTAAAGAGGAGGCCTTATGAAAGATATTCGGATCACGGTCAACGGAACTGCCTATGAGC
It encodes:
- a CDS encoding xanthine dehydrogenase family protein subunit M — protein: MTTFYRRLPRFDYVQPASLDEALSLFAQYQKDAKPMAGGTDLIPQLKGREVATPRVVVDLKAIPGLNGISYDPAKGMAIGALATITSVERSPVVMEHYPMLAQALTTLASPQVRNRATITGNICSAVPSADSAPTLLAMEAQVKAVSRKGERLIPVTQFFMGPRQTVLANDELITEIRIPAPPARSRGVYLKLSPRKSMDLAVVGVAAFVVKEGDMCKDVRIALGAVAPTPIREPRAESALQGKKMTDEAIEEAARAASSECRPIDDHRAAREYRCDMVYVLTRRALAQIKEEAL